The genomic region ATCACTACGGAGTTCATATGATCAGACATTTTTAGTAAGAAACATCTTATTAACAAGTGTTTGGAATAAGCAGGAATAAGTCGATTTGACTTCTTCAAACCGAAGATTTCAGTAACTGAGTGAACACTGCAAGACTGCATCAGATACAGCACATCTTACTTTACGTTCCCACTAAGCAACTCAGCGAAAGATTTCACGTTTGGTGAAGCACAAGTCAATTTCTTACAGAAATGCTCTGTGCCTCCAACCAGATTAAGACAGGCATGACAAAAGAACAGTCAGCCCCGAGCTTGCTTTTGGATATGACATTTCTACTTCAGCAACACTCCGTGGAAAGCAGGCTACAGCTGCACACTGTAAGGTATTTTCTGGCTGTTGCTGGGAAAGACTGCGCTCaccaaaacaaacagatgaaTGGATCCCTCCACTACACCCAGGTCTGGGGCTTAAAAGACTCCCACTTTTCACTATTAAATCCAATCTACATTTTTATGACAAGACTCTTGAATTACTTGGTCTTTCTCATCCAGCTTTCTTGTATATTAGGCCAGAAGGTACAGAGTTCCATTTTAGGACATGGAGGTCATACAAAACAAATTCTTAATGAGTCTAACAGTACAATATCCCCACTGTTACCTCGCAAGTACAACTCAAAGCTCTGTAACAAGTTTTAGAAACCTGTAACTGAGAATCTGATGTTATAGCTACTTACTGCTAACTGAACTCCAAGTAAGAGAGTGACTACTGAAGTTATGCCAGTCCTGAACTGTTTTTTGTGGGCAAAAGGGGATTGGAATTCATTTCAAGACTTGTCTCTTACAAAAACCCACACTTCAGTGCAACCAGCAATTTAGTTGACTCACAAATAGAGGCAATACTACACGAAGTGTATCTTTTTAAATGCGGGCATTTTATTACAATACTTTCTGGGTTCTGTACTACCTACACTTAACAGAAACATCAGAGTTTGCTATACACCTTATGTATTAACAGTGAGTGAGGCTTTTCATCCTCAAAGGAATACGCAGCCAATTATATAAGGCATCATTTATTTCATGATATATTTAAGAAGAAAGACCATTCCACATTAAGTGtactaaataaaaatgttaactttGAATGATGAATTTTATAATTAAGTGGTATGTATGCAGGATTTCACACCACACTAGTCTGTAGTAAAATGTTATACCTGAATCGACGGTAGACCTTTTTCAGGTGCCTCATGCGACCAGTACCAGTGGTGTTGCGCCTTTTAGCCTTTGCACTCCAGTTATCTAAAACATACAAGTTACTGTTACTCATCTGTACCAAATAATTAAGTTGCATATTATATTTGTATAGCACAATTACTCAATctgacagaagcaaaaaaaaattataaattaagtCAATTTCTATGTAGTAATACTGCACGTTAGCTAAAATACAGTTAAATCAGCATTAATTTGAAAAAAGCTCCCAACACTGTAAGATGACACAGCCTTCTTCCTTAGTTGGAAAAACGTCAGACTATtgaacaagagaaagaaacacGGGTTTTTAAACTCAAGTCAGTTAAAAGTTTGTTACTTACACTTTCTCTTACGCTTAGCAGGGTAACCACATTTCCCACAGGTAGATTTCTGCAGATGGTATGCCTTGGAACCGCATCGACGACACAAGGTGTGTGTCTTATTTCGACGCTTACCAAATGATGATGTGCCCTTTGTCTGAAAAGCATTTCAAGACATGACACGTTGGAAATATCACTAGCACTTACAAGTCACATAACTAAAAGAAGAGTAAGCGCCCCTAAATCCACATGCACAAATCCACAAAAGCCAATAAACACGTTAGAGGCACACTTAACTCTGACACACCAACTCAGTTTCGCCTACAAGTATATTCCGGTTTCAGAAATAACTTCCTTACGCCTCCCGTCGCCATTTcttatccccccccccgccgccctgtgCTGAAATAAAACGCAGCCACCGAGTGGTTATCTCCAgctccctcctcatctcccccaAACTCATCACCGGTAAATACTAACctgctttttcctgaagaaaacctATTTGCTTCACGCAGATCAGCCGCTCACTCACCACAAGAGGCTTTGCGACCGAACCACCCTCTTGCTACGTTATCCGCACGGCTGCCTCAGCTACAGGGagcgggccggcccggcccggccaggCCCGCAGCGAGCGCGGAGGAGACTCCGAAGGAGACCCCAGAGGCGCCCGGGCGGCAGCACGGTCCCGCTCCCCACCGCGGCCTCCCCGCTCGGGACGAGACTCCCCGCGTCCCCACCCGGGCCAGAAACGGCGGCCACCGCCAGGCCCTcaggccccggccccgcagcgccgcgccgccccgccccgccgccgaaCCCGGCCGCAGCAGGGCGCAGGGCCGCCCACGCGCCCTCAGACGAGGTCCGCGGCCCCGcagggcccggcgcggcggcagATGGCGGCGGATTCCCCGCGCCCGTGCCCCAGCGCTCACCATCTTCCCCGGCCGCCAGCACCAAAGAGGCCGAACTCCGCCCCGCTTCCGCTATGGCCCGGCAAGCGCTTCCGGGGGCGCGACGGcagcggccggcccggcccggccgcggcctaCCTGTGCCCGGCAGCCCCTCTGCGTGGTGGCCCCTTCCCACCAGGCCCGGCCTGCTGGGACAGACCGGCCACCCGAAGGCCCCGGTGTCCCGGGTGAGACCCTCGGGGACCCGCGCCCTGGAAGCTCGGTTGTCCCCGGTGACAGCACACCAAAACCAGCGGGTGGGGTGTCGCAGCGCGTCCTAGGCCGTGGTGCGACTGCTCCTGGAATAACGGCTGAGGGGTGTCTGTGTGTAAATACGTCTCTGCCTGGTAAAGAAAATGCTTAATGCACCTAAGCTGCCATAGGGGCACATCGTTTTTAACTCTAACGCTGCCTCTCTGCAGTAGTGACCgtgctgctgttcagaggtgcctgcagctctgctccaggctgcagagccaggTCCTGGCCCTACTTGCACCTTCAGTGGAAATTGTTTTAATGAATGAAACGCAGCGACAGGGTGCTCTTGGCTGTAATACATACTTTCAAAGcgaactgctttaaaaaataggCAGCCCGTCCTGTGCTCTCCGCTTGTCCGcatgtccccccaccccaccccacggCTCCCCACGCCATGTGGCAGCCTGCCTGCAGTTGAAAGCATCGCAATGGACATCATTAACACAAAATTGGTTTTTATTCGGATGCACCATTTAAATTCTCACATGCCAGCCTACCACGCATCTTCAGTAGACTCACAGTCTATGTGCAATTTTATCTTAGAAGAGTTAATTTGGGGGAAATAACATGTACAGagagaaactgaagaaatttGTGTT from Aptenodytes patagonicus chromosome Z, bAptPat1.pri.cur, whole genome shotgun sequence harbors:
- the RPL37 gene encoding large ribosomal subunit protein eL37, giving the protein MTKGTSSFGKRRNKTHTLCRRCGSKAYHLQKSTCGKCGYPAKRKRKYNWSAKAKRRNTTGTGRMRHLKKVYRRFRNGFREGTTPKPKRAAVAASSSS